ATTGAGATGTGAGTGTACCTTGATGAAACTGCATTTTCCAATTTCCATCAGTTAGTTTCCATATGGAACTACGTAAGGAATGTTGTTTACTTACATTGTTATATACACTGTAAGTCGTTAAAACTATTTGTTCAGACAATGGATGAATTTCAAAATCACTTAATTTCATATTTACCACACTAAGACTTATTTCACTTATGGTCGCATTTTTATACAAAACTTTACCGGAACTTCCAATCTCGAAAAAATCTTTTGAAAGTAATTGAGTAAGCTCATCTTTTGATGCCCTAATCTCCGGTTTCAATAATTTCTCTTCTAAATTAAGTAAAATTTCTTTTAGAGAACAATTATCATCCATTTCAGATTCACCCTTTCTCTTCTCAATGTAGATATTTTTAACTTAGAGGGCATTGTTCATCAATTATTCTGTCCTGTTAGTGGAAGTACGTTATTTCACAATCTCTGAGAATAATTTAGTAAACCCTTAGTAGATCTTTCATTCATATCTTTGTATTAGAAACCAAGCCAAGAGTCTTACCAATGATAAAATAAGCATGAGACCAAAAATAGCTACAGGTACAATACTTAGCGACATACCCCAATTAACCATTTTTTTATTATGTGGTTTACTCCTTGCTTTAGCGCCTACAATAATTCCTATTACACCTATTAATCCAAAAAGAGCTCCTGAAAGTAAAGTGATCAATATACTATATATTCCGATAATTAAGGTTAGAATGGATAATGTACTATTCACATTCACTTCGCTATTTTTATTAATGGTTATTCCTCCTTTTATTTATTTTCATTTTTATTGTATTACTAACCTCCTCTTCTAGATTTAGTTTCTATCAGTATACTTTCTCTTATTAGGGAATTATAGACTACTATCCGCTCTAACTATCATCTACTCTCAGATATTATCATTAAAGTATGACAAAACAACGTTCTTTTCACTAAGGCAAAATAAACAATCGATGTTTTGTAAGTTATCTCTTTCAATTCTATTAACCTTTTATTATAATGATTACATAATAACTATTATCATCTGATAGTTGTTTTCGTGTTTGTTCTACAAAATTATACAAAGAAATGGGGAATTAGCATGAGCCGTAATAACATAATTTCTGAAGCGAATAATCCAGATGGAAATGATTCTGGAGGGAAATGCCCTTTCTTACACGGGAGTACAACAAGCGCAGAGTCTAGTGGTACAACCAATAAAGATTGGTGGCCAAATCAGTTAAACCTAAATA
The nucleotide sequence above comes from Alkalicoccobacillus plakortidis. Encoded proteins:
- a CDS encoding nuclear transport factor 2 family protein, which produces MDDNCSLKEILLNLEEKLLKPEIRASKDELTQLLSKDFFEIGSSGKVLYKNATISEISLSVVNMKLSDFEIHPLSEQIVLTTYSVYNNVSKQHSLRSSIWKLTDGNWKMQFHQGTLTSQLHKT